The following proteins are encoded in a genomic region of Paenibacillus sp. FSL H3-0469:
- a CDS encoding MFS transporter, with product MNARNWWLMISVGLGMMLNPLNSSMVAVAIPRLQQAFKLEFTVVSWIIFSFYIGSAIAQPVMGRASDIFGRRRIFLAGLVIVFAASLLTPLSPGFGGLIILRVLQSIGTSMVVAVGMAIIRMNITDKQASALSVLSMFTSGAAAVGPFIGGVLVHVWGWSSIFYINLPFVTASFLLAWRTIPQDKPSADIVTKLSLRQWMNRIDVPGILLFTTGLVAVLAQLLSAKSSGHVSLFNIVIGLSGLILLMIFVRHELRTAMPFIPLRTFASSPGLIRVNVEFILVNLLFYSVFFGLPSYLQLVRQVSEFHTGLLMLSLGLSSLAVSPLAGRWIDTSGPRPAQTVSAILMAIGSVWIVFLNPASPVISILLALAAFGISNGLNNVAMQAALFNNSPKELIGVTSGLFSTSRYFGTILSSLLIGIVIGNPFSFRGFQVLGMILTGIALCLVFMSRRRSLEPKNSLHSLDDR from the coding sequence ATGAATGCACGGAATTGGTGGTTAATGATATCTGTTGGGCTGGGGATGATGCTTAACCCGCTTAACTCTTCGATGGTGGCTGTGGCGATCCCCAGGCTGCAACAAGCGTTCAAGCTTGAGTTTACCGTTGTGTCCTGGATTATTTTCTCATTCTATATCGGCAGTGCTATTGCCCAGCCTGTTATGGGCAGAGCGAGCGATATTTTCGGCCGCCGGAGAATTTTTCTGGCGGGACTGGTGATCGTCTTCGCAGCCTCCCTGCTCACGCCTTTGTCTCCGGGCTTCGGGGGCCTTATCATTCTGCGGGTTCTCCAGTCTATTGGAACCAGTATGGTGGTCGCGGTCGGGATGGCGATCATCCGGATGAATATTACAGACAAGCAAGCCTCTGCGCTGTCGGTGCTGTCCATGTTCACATCGGGAGCAGCGGCGGTAGGACCTTTTATCGGCGGGGTGCTCGTCCATGTGTGGGGCTGGTCTTCCATCTTCTATATTAACCTTCCGTTTGTAACGGCCAGCTTCCTGTTAGCCTGGAGAACCATCCCGCAAGACAAGCCGTCAGCAGATATAGTAACCAAGCTGTCCCTAAGGCAATGGATGAACCGGATAGATGTGCCTGGAATTCTGCTGTTCACCACGGGGCTCGTGGCTGTGCTTGCACAGCTGCTCTCCGCCAAGTCCTCCGGTCATGTCTCCCTATTCAATATCGTCATCGGACTGTCCGGGCTCATCCTGCTTATGATCTTCGTAAGGCATGAGTTAAGAACAGCAATGCCCTTCATTCCTCTGCGGACCTTCGCCAGTTCTCCCGGGCTGATCCGGGTCAATGTAGAATTCATACTGGTTAATCTTCTATTCTATTCCGTCTTCTTCGGTCTGCCTTCTTATTTGCAGCTCGTTCGTCAGGTTAGTGAATTCCACACAGGACTGCTGATGTTAAGCCTGGGTCTAAGCTCACTCGCCGTTTCTCCGCTGGCCGGAAGATGGATCGATACCTCCGGGCCCCGGCCCGCGCAGACCGTATCGGCCATCCTAATGGCCATCGGGTCGGTATGGATCGTATTCTTGAATCCGGCATCGCCTGTCATCAGTATCCTGCTGGCTCTGGCGGCCTTCGGTATCAGCAACGGGCTGAATAATGTCGCCATGCAAGCGGCTTTGTTCAACAATTCACCGAAAGAGCTAATCGGGGTTACCTCCGGCTTATTCAGTACGTCCAGATATTTCGGAACCATCCTGTCCTCGCTGCTGATCGGAATCGTTATAGGCAATCCGTTCAGCTTCAGAGGCTTCCAGGTGCTGGGGATGATCCTTACCGGGATAGCTCTATGTCTGGTATTCATGTCCCGGCGGCGTTCTCTAGAGCCCAAAAACTCCCTTCACAGTCTTGATGACCGCTAG
- the bshB2 gene encoding bacillithiol biosynthesis deacetylase BshB2, whose protein sequence is MNDTQTTEHKRILVVFPHPDDEAFGAAGTIAKYIEQGAEVTYACLTLGEMGRNMGIPPFANRVTLPEIRKEELRASCRAIGIQDLRMLGFHDKMIEFEDQQLLDQTLLALIHELAPTLVITFYPGYSVHPDHDATGAAVIRAVRQMPPAKRPVVHCGAFAIGHEKHIGFPDVHVDVTAFLDKKMTAIQAHRSQFQAAELVGNQVLTAEEIQLRFGQEVFWTYPMNTQH, encoded by the coding sequence ATGAACGATACACAGACTACAGAACATAAGCGCATACTGGTGGTGTTCCCGCATCCTGACGATGAGGCTTTTGGAGCGGCTGGCACGATTGCGAAGTATATTGAACAAGGTGCCGAAGTAACCTATGCCTGCCTGACGCTAGGCGAGATGGGACGCAATATGGGGATTCCGCCGTTCGCCAACCGGGTGACGCTGCCGGAGATCCGCAAGGAAGAGCTGCGGGCGTCCTGCCGGGCTATCGGCATACAAGACTTAAGAATGCTGGGCTTCCACGATAAAATGATTGAATTCGAGGATCAGCAGCTGCTGGATCAGACACTGCTGGCGCTGATCCATGAGCTGGCTCCTACGCTTGTGATTACCTTCTATCCCGGTTACAGCGTACACCCGGATCACGATGCTACAGGAGCGGCGGTTATCCGGGCAGTCCGGCAGATGCCGCCTGCAAAGCGTCCGGTGGTTCACTGTGGTGCATTCGCCATCGGCCATGAGAAGCACATCGGCTTCCCGGATGTGCATGTCGATGTCACCGCATTCCTGGACAAGAAGATGACCGCTATCCAGGCACACCGTTCGCAATTCCAGGCGGCGGAGCTTGTCGGCAATCAGGTGCTGACGGCCGAGGAGATTCAGCTCCGCTTCGGACAGGAAGTCTTCTGGACCTACCCCATGAACACACAACACTAA
- a CDS encoding lactate utilization protein C gives MTATPNTSANRNTNTEAFLNTIAAKLGRARKSEVRRPAVHEFIPDSYGPLTQDDLVEMLKEQCFFIHTQVIETTRELLQRTLDDLIEANGSGNVMTSGDPRFREYGLTFPDAAVWEKAAGRAENIRRAESSNTAIVFADCALAESGTVVVESRPDQGRSLHFLPAHYIAVIEREKLVLRSTNAAAALNRRIQAGEPVGSSINFISGPSNSADIEMKLVVGVHGPLRATYVLI, from the coding sequence ATGACAGCAACCCCGAACACGAGCGCGAACAGAAACACGAATACGGAAGCTTTTCTGAATACCATTGCTGCCAAGCTGGGACGGGCACGGAAGTCAGAGGTCCGGCGTCCTGCGGTCCATGAGTTCATTCCTGACAGCTACGGTCCGCTTACTCAAGATGATCTTGTAGAGATGCTTAAAGAGCAATGCTTCTTCATCCATACTCAGGTGATTGAAACGACGCGGGAGCTGCTGCAGAGAACGTTAGATGATCTGATAGAGGCTAATGGCAGCGGGAACGTGATGACTTCCGGTGATCCCCGGTTCAGGGAATACGGGCTTACCTTCCCGGATGCTGCTGTATGGGAGAAAGCGGCGGGACGGGCGGAGAATATCAGGCGTGCTGAATCGTCGAATACAGCCATAGTCTTCGCCGACTGTGCACTGGCAGAGTCTGGAACGGTTGTGGTGGAGAGCCGCCCCGATCAGGGACGGTCGCTTCATTTCCTTCCTGCCCATTATATAGCGGTGATTGAACGAGAGAAGCTGGTGCTTCGCTCCACGAATGCCGCCGCAGCTCTCAACCGGAGAATTCAGGCAGGAGAACCGGTGGGTTCATCGATTAATTTCATCTCCGGTCCCTCCAATTCCGCGGATATTGAAATGAAGCTGGTGGTCGGGGTACACGGGCCGCTGAGAGCCACCTATGTGCTGATTTGA
- the bshB2 gene encoding bacillithiol biosynthesis deacetylase BshB2: MDHARILVALPHPDDEAYFLSGTLAMYIAAGAEVTYACLTLGEMGRNMGVPLLANRTTLPAIRQAELEASCKAIGIQDLRMLGFHDKMIEFEDPALLDHRIESLVKELAPSLVITFYPGYSVHPDHDATGAAVIRTIARLPAAERPVVHSVAFSNGHQQRIGAADVVIDVTPFITVKINSILAHRTQFQPEKVLGGLKPTDPAICGKYGTERFWTYRFPECKEQPEEAALCSN; the protein is encoded by the coding sequence ATGGACCATGCTAGAATCCTGGTGGCGCTTCCCCATCCCGACGACGAGGCGTACTTCTTATCCGGGACACTGGCGATGTATATCGCAGCAGGTGCAGAGGTGACCTATGCCTGTCTGACGCTCGGAGAGATGGGCCGGAACATGGGGGTTCCGCTCCTTGCGAACCGCACGACCCTGCCGGCCATCCGCCAAGCGGAGCTTGAGGCTTCCTGTAAGGCCATTGGGATTCAAGACCTGAGAATGCTGGGCTTCCATGATAAAATGATCGAGTTCGAAGACCCGGCGCTCCTGGACCACCGGATTGAATCGCTCGTGAAGGAGCTGGCACCGTCGCTGGTAATTACGTTCTACCCCGGATATAGCGTACATCCCGATCATGATGCTACGGGTGCTGCGGTAATTCGAACCATTGCCAGGCTGCCCGCTGCGGAACGTCCGGTTGTACATAGTGTAGCCTTCTCGAACGGCCATCAGCAGCGGATTGGAGCAGCCGATGTAGTCATCGATGTGACTCCTTTTATCACGGTCAAAATCAACTCCATTCTGGCCCACCGCACCCAGTTCCAGCCGGAGAAAGTGCTTGGCGGCCTTAAACCCACCGATCCGGCCATCTGCGGCAAGTACGGTACGGAACGCTTTTGGACCTACCGGTTCCCGGAATGCAAGGAACAACCGGAGGAAGCGGCATTGTGCAGCAATTAA
- a CDS encoding LutB/LldF family L-lactate oxidation iron-sulfur protein has translation MSLQTDSRSFSERTAEGLGDSFMRSAVGSAQDSLKTRRLTAATALGDWEQWRKAGQLIRQHTLANLDFYLEQLADNVERQGGHIYFAATKEEASSYIRDVIARKQATRVVKSKSMVTEEIELNHVLLEAGCELIETDLGEYILQMDDWDPPSHIVAPALHKDREQIRRVFAEKLGYTGDKTPEKLAGFARTVLRQKFLDAEVGITGCNFAIANLGAINLVTNEGNGDLTAAIPKTHIAVMGMERIVPTIEEMEILDNLLCRSAVGQKLTSYITVMGPSAAGETDGPEEFHLVVVDNGRSDILGSEFGEALQCIRCGACLNVCPVYRHIGGHAYGSIYPGPIGAVITPLLGGYDDYKELPYASSLCGACTDVCPVKIPLHEQLIMHRQNIVKQKRTGAADRFQMKAAAKLLSSPALFGKTLRLAHSASRIMSKHGRIVRGPAIIQGWIHSRDLKQPVKQQDSFRAWLEKRKGGSEQ, from the coding sequence TTGAGCCTGCAAACAGATTCACGTAGCTTCAGCGAACGGACCGCGGAGGGCCTTGGGGATTCCTTCATGCGCAGTGCCGTGGGGTCGGCACAGGACAGCCTTAAGACTAGACGGCTGACAGCCGCTACCGCGCTGGGGGATTGGGAGCAGTGGCGGAAGGCCGGCCAGCTGATCCGTCAGCATACGCTGGCGAACCTGGACTTTTATCTGGAGCAGCTTGCGGATAATGTGGAGCGGCAGGGCGGACATATCTATTTTGCCGCAACCAAGGAAGAGGCCAGCAGTTATATACGGGATGTCATTGCCCGCAAGCAGGCGACCCGGGTCGTCAAATCCAAGTCCATGGTTACTGAGGAGATTGAGCTCAACCACGTGCTGCTTGAAGCCGGCTGTGAGCTGATTGAGACGGATCTCGGAGAGTACATTCTGCAGATGGATGACTGGGACCCTCCCTCCCATATCGTAGCCCCCGCGCTACATAAAGACCGGGAGCAGATCAGGCGCGTCTTCGCAGAGAAGCTCGGATACACCGGCGATAAGACGCCGGAGAAGCTGGCCGGGTTCGCCCGTACCGTCCTGCGCCAGAAGTTCCTGGATGCGGAGGTCGGGATTACGGGCTGTAATTTCGCCATCGCCAACCTGGGCGCAATTAATCTCGTCACAAATGAAGGGAATGGTGACCTCACCGCCGCTATTCCCAAAACGCATATCGCAGTGATGGGCATGGAACGGATTGTCCCGACGATTGAGGAAATGGAGATCCTGGATAATCTGCTTTGCCGCAGTGCTGTCGGCCAGAAGCTGACCAGCTATATCACGGTCATGGGTCCCTCAGCGGCGGGAGAGACCGACGGACCGGAGGAATTCCATCTGGTGGTCGTCGATAACGGCCGCTCGGATATTCTGGGAAGTGAATTTGGCGAAGCCTTGCAGTGTATCCGCTGCGGTGCCTGCCTGAATGTCTGTCCGGTCTACCGCCATATCGGCGGGCATGCTTACGGTTCCATCTACCCGGGTCCGATTGGTGCGGTCATTACGCCGCTGCTTGGCGGTTATGACGACTATAAGGAGCTGCCGTATGCCTCCAGCCTCTGCGGGGCGTGTACAGATGTATGTCCGGTAAAAATCCCGCTGCATGAGCAGCTTATTATGCACCGCCAGAATATTGTGAAGCAGAAGAGAACCGGCGCTGCTGACCGATTCCAGATGAAGGCCGCCGCTAAGCTGCTCTCCTCCCCCGCCCTGTTCGGCAAAACGCTCAGACTCGCCCATTCGGCCAGCCGCATCATGAGCAAGCACGGGCGCATTGTACGGGGACCGGCTATCATTCAGGGGTGGATTCATTCACGCGACTTGAAACAGCCCGTCAAGCAGCAGGACAGCTTCCGGGCATGGCTGGAGAAGCGCAAAGGAGGCTCGGAGCAATGA
- a CDS encoding (Fe-S)-binding protein produces MRVSIFSTCLVDLMAPDAGIAMVEVLERLGCEIDYPASQVCCGQPTYNSGYLQESKLAMQNMMLAFEASDYVVGPSGSCIAMFHEYPKIFSGDPEWELKAVALKEKSYELTQFIVKVLGVTDVGASLEGTATYHRSCHMTRLLGEKETPFQLLEQVKGLKLEPLKNSDNCCGFGGTFAVKMPEISGQMADEKCSCVLDTGADILISADMGCLMNIGGRLSRKGEPVRVMHIAEVLNQHMPANHKGGN; encoded by the coding sequence GTGCGAGTCAGTATTTTTTCCACTTGCCTGGTAGATCTTATGGCTCCGGATGCCGGTATTGCCATGGTAGAGGTCCTGGAGCGGCTCGGCTGCGAGATTGATTACCCCGCTTCACAGGTGTGCTGCGGCCAGCCTACTTACAACAGCGGTTATCTGCAAGAATCTAAGCTTGCTATGCAGAACATGATGCTGGCCTTCGAGGCTTCGGATTATGTCGTAGGTCCGTCCGGCTCCTGCATTGCTATGTTTCATGAATATCCGAAGATCTTCAGCGGGGACCCGGAGTGGGAATTGAAAGCGGTTGCGCTAAAAGAAAAATCATATGAACTCACCCAGTTCATTGTGAAAGTGCTGGGGGTCACCGATGTCGGTGCCTCGCTCGAAGGAACGGCCACCTACCACCGCTCCTGCCACATGACCAGACTGCTGGGCGAGAAGGAAACACCCTTCCAGCTGCTGGAGCAGGTAAAGGGACTGAAGCTTGAGCCGCTCAAGAACAGCGACAACTGCTGCGGGTTCGGCGGCACTTTTGCGGTGAAGATGCCTGAAATCTCCGGGCAGATGGCCGATGAGAAATGCAGCTGTGTGCTGGATACCGGAGCGGATATCCTGATCAGTGCAGATATGGGCTGCCTGATGAACATCGGAGGGCGCCTGTCCCGCAAGGGTGAACCTGTACGCGTCATGCATATTGCAGAGGTGCTCAACCAGCATATGCCTGCCAATCATAAAGGGGGAAACTGA
- a CDS encoding sugar O-acetyltransferase yields MNQKDRMLAGLPYKAWLDGLTEERTAARLLVHQLNSLSPDAHEERDGLIRKLLGATGELVHIETPFRCDYGSNITVGNNFYANFNCTILDVGKVVIGENVMFAPNVSLYTAGHPVHPDSRNSGYEYGIAITIGNNVWIGGNVIVNPGVTIGNNVVIGAGSVVTKDIPDNVIAVGSPCRIIREITEEDRKYYYKDREFDVTDYM; encoded by the coding sequence ATGAATCAGAAAGACAGAATGCTCGCAGGCTTGCCTTATAAAGCATGGCTGGACGGATTAACCGAAGAACGGACGGCCGCCAGGCTGCTGGTTCATCAGCTGAATTCGCTCTCTCCCGACGCCCATGAGGAGAGAGACGGGCTGATCCGTAAGCTTTTGGGTGCAACGGGGGAGCTTGTGCATATTGAGACTCCCTTCCGCTGCGATTATGGATCGAATATCACTGTAGGGAATAATTTCTATGCTAATTTCAACTGTACGATTCTCGATGTAGGCAAGGTGGTCATTGGCGAGAATGTCATGTTCGCTCCGAATGTATCACTCTATACAGCAGGCCATCCCGTCCATCCCGATTCCCGGAATTCAGGCTATGAATACGGGATTGCCATCACCATCGGCAACAATGTGTGGATCGGCGGCAATGTTATTGTGAATCCGGGCGTGACCATCGGGAACAATGTAGTCATTGGGGCCGGAAGCGTAGTGACTAAGGATATCCCTGATAATGTGATCGCCGTAGGCAGTCCGTGCCGGATTATCCGTGAGATCACGGAAGAAGACCGGAAATATTACTATAAGGATCGGGAATTTGACGTTACGGACTATATGTAG
- a CDS encoding GNAT family protein: protein MTEERVYIRFPEPEDAAELMGMYLRNREFFEEHSPDISEDFYTVEYQRERIAQYEEERAADERYDFLVIHKADRRIIGSVSLSFVVRGPLQSCMIGYSLDKDYNGKGYMTEAVKQVVRYAFEELKFHRITGEASPDNPGSIHVLENAGFHKEGIARLNVKIRGVWKDHQILAIINPADIS from the coding sequence ATGACAGAAGAGCGGGTATATATTCGCTTCCCCGAGCCTGAAGATGCCGCTGAGCTGATGGGGATGTACTTGCGTAACCGTGAGTTTTTTGAAGAGCATTCGCCTGACATTAGTGAGGACTTCTACACCGTAGAGTATCAGCGCGAGCGGATTGCGCAGTATGAAGAGGAGCGGGCGGCGGACGAGAGATACGACTTCCTGGTTATTCACAAGGCTGACCGGCGGATCATCGGCAGTGTCAGTCTGTCTTTTGTGGTGCGAGGACCGCTGCAGAGCTGTATGATCGGGTACAGTCTGGACAAGGATTATAATGGTAAGGGTTATATGACGGAGGCGGTGAAGCAGGTCGTGCGCTATGCCTTCGAGGAGCTGAAGTTCCACCGGATTACAGGGGAAGCTTCACCGGATAATCCCGGTTCTATCCATGTACTGGAGAATGCAGGCTTCCATAAGGAAGGCATTGCCCGGCTGAATGTGAAGATCCGCGGCGTGTGGAAGGACCACCAGATTCTCGCAATCATCAACCCGGCGGATATTAGTTAA
- a CDS encoding serine hydrolase domain-containing protein, with the protein MNTSQSRVQELHAMLTRFIENGPFTGLQVGIVSDGEVLFTGEYGSANVATGEPVVSSTLFHQASVSKTFVVTAVMQLAERGQVELDSPLMTYLPYFKMNDERYHQITVRQLLNHTSGMPDEDDYGWDRPEYDEGSLERYVRGIRRHGLMSDPGTHFAYSNIGYEILGDLIAKVSGLSFEEYMRQHLLEPAGMSTSSFLKMEVEQVLAAPHVLRNSRGYGPYVSEVFPYHRAHAPSSTLYTNAQEMCQYMLMHLGQGQAPDRYNALQSGSYEQMWSPTMATGWGPEHEDVGLGWFLGRYNGSRMLSHSGWDTGFLSELVLLPDDNLGISVMTNCDHVWLGSVTRPILDLLLGMEVRQLKQSLVHHLAKTVATSGAGEAINEYQRIRRSEQDTYYEADFEFMRIADTLSYSGHREEAIRILTCAAAIYPDSEAVAGKLQQLQDEA; encoded by the coding sequence GTGAATACATCTCAGAGCAGGGTACAAGAGCTTCATGCGATGCTAACCCGCTTTATAGAGAATGGACCGTTTACCGGACTACAGGTGGGGATCGTTAGTGATGGTGAGGTGCTTTTTACAGGAGAGTATGGCAGCGCTAATGTGGCTACAGGTGAGCCTGTGGTTAGCAGCACTCTTTTTCACCAGGCATCCGTCTCCAAGACCTTCGTAGTTACGGCTGTGATGCAATTGGCGGAGCGTGGGCAGGTAGAGCTGGACTCACCTTTAATGACCTATCTTCCGTATTTCAAAATGAACGACGAACGCTATCATCAGATTACGGTGAGACAATTGTTGAATCATACCTCCGGGATGCCGGATGAGGACGATTATGGCTGGGACCGGCCTGAATATGATGAAGGAAGTCTTGAACGGTATGTCAGAGGCATCCGCCGCCATGGCTTAATGAGTGATCCGGGTACTCATTTTGCTTACAGTAACATCGGTTATGAGATCCTAGGGGATCTGATTGCCAAGGTTAGCGGCCTCAGCTTCGAGGAGTATATGCGGCAGCATCTTCTGGAGCCTGCTGGAATGAGCACGAGTTCATTTTTGAAAATGGAGGTTGAACAGGTGCTGGCTGCGCCCCATGTACTGAGGAACTCTAGAGGGTACGGACCCTATGTAAGCGAAGTGTTCCCTTACCATAGAGCGCATGCTCCCAGCTCCACATTGTATACGAATGCACAGGAGATGTGCCAATATATGCTGATGCACCTCGGGCAGGGGCAGGCTCCAGACAGATATAATGCCCTACAGTCCGGCAGCTATGAACAGATGTGGAGTCCTACTATGGCTACAGGCTGGGGGCCGGAGCATGAAGATGTGGGTCTGGGCTGGTTCCTGGGCCGCTATAATGGCTCCCGGATGCTCTCGCATTCCGGCTGGGATACCGGATTCCTTAGCGAATTGGTCTTGCTGCCGGATGATAATCTCGGCATCTCTGTCATGACCAACTGTGACCATGTGTGGCTGGGCAGTGTCACCCGTCCTATTCTGGATCTGCTGCTGGGCATGGAGGTCCGCCAGCTTAAGCAGTCGCTGGTACATCATCTTGCCAAGACCGTTGCCACCAGCGGCGCAGGGGAGGCCATTAACGAATACCAGCGTATACGTCGCTCAGAGCAGGATACGTATTATGAGGCGGATTTTGAATTTATGCGGATTGCTGATACCTTAAGTTATAGCGGTCACCGGGAGGAAGCAATACGTATTCTTACCTGCGCTGCTGCTATATACCCGGACAGTGAAGCCGTTGCCGGCAAGCTGCAGCAGCTTCAGGACGAAGCCTAG
- a CDS encoding YojF family protein, producing the protein MQLIQPQAIQTRIDDFVSEDLYIHLELTTGAYASHIDSTRPPGSAFISNAVIRYTNGSISGTGPYRVGLKTEKGWIYAEGLTHVDEHDTERLILAGHDSQGKLIVALQLSRSPF; encoded by the coding sequence ATGCAACTCATTCAACCCCAGGCCATTCAGACCCGAATCGACGATTTCGTCTCTGAGGATCTATATATCCATCTTGAGCTCACGACAGGAGCTTATGCCAGTCATATCGACAGCACCCGTCCGCCAGGCTCGGCGTTCATCAGCAATGCGGTGATCCGTTACACGAACGGTTCCATCTCAGGAACAGGACCTTACCGGGTTGGGCTCAAGACTGAGAAGGGCTGGATCTATGCCGAGGGACTTACCCATGTAGATGAGCACGATACGGAGCGGCTGATTCTGGCCGGTCACGACAGTCAGGGCAAGCTGATTGTGGCGTTGCAGCTCAGCCGGAGCCCTTTTTAA
- a CDS encoding LysR family transcriptional regulator encodes MELLQLQYFITVARLEHMTEAAHRLHVTQSSLSKTIQRLEEDLGVPLFDRSGRKLRLSEPGRRFLQRAEKALFELEQGRQELRDLSSLVSSTLELAVTTASTLPGILREFRLKLPDIHFHVQMLPMQEMISLLQRGEVDFCLSSPPVRGEELECQVVCNDHIHLAVPAGHPLADRKSLSLIELKDEWFVGVKQGYGIRDLVDSVCQASGFLPRYVYEGDEPARLIDLVEAGIGLAFIPGTARNARDHIRLIPLEDEGLVREIALLWHKNRYISQAGQIFREVVIEYFAKL; translated from the coding sequence ATGGAGCTTCTTCAATTGCAGTATTTCATCACGGTTGCCCGCCTGGAGCATATGACCGAGGCTGCACACAGGCTGCATGTGACTCAATCCTCACTGAGCAAAACCATTCAACGGCTGGAGGAGGATCTCGGAGTTCCATTGTTTGACCGGAGCGGGAGGAAGCTGCGGCTTAGCGAGCCGGGGCGCAGATTTCTGCAGCGTGCGGAGAAGGCGCTGTTTGAATTGGAACAGGGGAGGCAGGAGCTTAGGGACCTGTCCAGCCTTGTGTCCAGCACCCTTGAATTAGCGGTGACCACCGCGAGTACCTTGCCCGGTATCCTCCGGGAGTTTCGGCTCAAGCTGCCGGACATCCATTTTCACGTACAAATGCTGCCCATGCAGGAGATGATTTCCCTTCTTCAGAGGGGAGAAGTTGATTTCTGCTTGTCCTCTCCTCCGGTCAGGGGGGAAGAGCTGGAATGTCAGGTGGTCTGTAACGATCACATTCACCTTGCCGTTCCAGCCGGCCACCCTCTGGCAGACCGTAAGAGCCTGAGCTTGATAGAGCTTAAGGATGAGTGGTTTGTGGGTGTCAAACAAGGTTACGGGATACGTGATTTAGTGGATTCCGTCTGCCAGGCTTCAGGATTCCTGCCACGCTATGTATATGAGGGAGACGAACCGGCCCGCTTGATTGATCTGGTGGAAGCCGGAATCGGCTTAGCCTTCATACCGGGTACGGCGAGGAATGCGCGGGATCATATTCGTCTGATTCCGCTGGAAGACGAGGGGCTGGTCAGGGAAATCGCCTTGTTGTGGCATAAGAACCGCTATATTTCGCAGGCGGGCCAGATTTTCCGTGAGGTTGTTATTGAGTATTTCGCTAAGCTATAA